A region from the Candidatus Binatia bacterium genome encodes:
- a CDS encoding carbonic anhydrase — MRTKSDVREHTTRRRVLAGLAGGAVGALALTSRAAPSRAGDVPPRDPVPATPDEALAALRAGNRRFVDNQPRVRSTEDIEHIWVDLATGQAPFATVLGCADSRLAPEIIFDQFLGDIFVVREAGNIADSPTNLGSLEYAQAALGAKLLLVFGHTSCGAVQAAFEGKRPGGHIDAIVDVIAPGIAGASDVDDAVRRNVVAVQKRIREKSPLLREAESAGKMKIAGAVYDIRTGVVSFIE; from the coding sequence ATGCGTACGAAGAGCGACGTCCGTGAACACACGACGCGAAGGCGCGTCCTCGCGGGGCTCGCAGGCGGAGCCGTCGGCGCGCTCGCCCTGACCTCGCGCGCCGCGCCGAGCCGTGCAGGCGACGTCCCGCCGCGCGATCCGGTGCCCGCGACGCCGGACGAGGCGCTCGCGGCGCTGCGCGCGGGCAACCGGCGCTTCGTCGACAACCAGCCCCGCGTGCGCAGCACGGAGGACATCGAGCACATCTGGGTCGACCTCGCGACCGGTCAAGCACCGTTCGCGACCGTGCTCGGCTGCGCGGACTCGCGGCTCGCGCCGGAGATCATCTTCGATCAGTTCCTGGGCGACATCTTCGTCGTGCGCGAGGCGGGCAACATCGCCGACTCGCCGACCAACCTCGGCAGCCTCGAGTACGCGCAGGCTGCGCTCGGCGCGAAGCTGCTGCTCGTGTTCGGCCACACCTCGTGCGGCGCCGTGCAGGCCGCGTTCGAGGGCAAGCGCCCGGGTGGGCACATCGACGCGATCGTCGACGTGATCGCGCCCGGCATCGCGGGCGCGAGCGACGTCGACGACGCGGTCCGCCGCAACGTCGTCGCCGTGCAGAAGCGGATTCGCGAGAAGAGCCCGCTGCTGCGCGAGGCGGAGAGCGCGGGCAAGATGAAGATCGCGGGCGCGGTCTACGACATCCGCACCGGCGTGGTGAGCTTCATCGAGTGA